Proteins encoded by one window of Martelella endophytica:
- a CDS encoding succinate dehydrogenase assembly factor 2 has translation MTGLKRTSADLDPRRRRILFRAWHRGLREMDLILGQFAEDNIADFDEATLDIFETIMAEEDNDLIKWINGAEVPPERMNLPLFAEIRAYRPDFDPVESKT, from the coding sequence ATGACTGGCCTGAAACGTACGAGCGCCGATCTCGACCCCCGCCGCCGCCGGATCCTGTTCCGCGCCTGGCATCGCGGCCTCCGCGAGATGGACCTCATCCTCGGCCAGTTTGCCGAGGACAATATCGCCGATTTCGATGAGGCGACGCTCGATATCTTCGAGACCATCATGGCCGAGGAAGACAATGACCTGATCAAGTGGATCAATGGCGCCGAGGTGCCGCCGGAGCGGATGAACCTGCCGCTATTTGCGGAAATCCGCGCCTACCGTCCGGATTTCGATCCGGTTGAAAGCAAGACCTGA
- the tgt gene encoding tRNA guanosine(34) transglycosylase Tgt — MSEDFRFTLKNTDGNARLGEISMPRGVIRTPAFMPVGTAGTVKAMYLDQVRDLGADIILGNTYHLMLRPGAERVARLGGLHSLIRWPHPILTDSGGFQVMSLAALREIDERKGVTFKSHIDGSVHHMSPERSIEIQGLLGSDIQMQLDECVRLPAERPEIEKSTEMSLAWAERCRVAFGDQPGKAMFGIVQGGDIPDLRVRSARGLADLDLKGYAVGGLAVGEPQAVMLDMLEITLPELPTQKPRYLMGVGTPDDILKSVARGIDMFDCVMPTRAGRHGLAFTRRGKVNLRNARHAEDLRPLDEESICPATRDYSRAYLHHLVRANESLAGMLLTWNNLHYYQQLMQGIRAAIAEGRYEDFMAETQEGWARGDVPAL; from the coding sequence ATGAGCGAAGACTTCCGCTTCACCCTGAAGAACACCGACGGCAATGCCCGTCTTGGCGAGATCTCGATGCCGCGCGGCGTGATCCGTACGCCGGCCTTCATGCCGGTCGGAACGGCTGGCACGGTGAAGGCGATGTATCTCGATCAGGTGAGGGACCTCGGTGCCGATATCATCCTCGGCAACACCTATCACCTGATGCTGCGGCCGGGTGCGGAGCGCGTCGCCCGGCTTGGCGGGCTGCATTCGCTGATCCGCTGGCCGCATCCAATCCTGACCGATTCCGGCGGTTTTCAGGTGATGTCGCTCGCCGCGCTGCGGGAGATCGACGAGAGGAAGGGCGTGACCTTCAAGTCGCACATCGACGGCAGCGTCCACCATATGAGCCCGGAGCGCTCGATCGAGATTCAGGGGCTTCTGGGCTCCGACATCCAGATGCAACTCGATGAATGCGTCCGGCTGCCGGCCGAGCGGCCGGAAATCGAGAAATCGACGGAAATGTCGCTTGCCTGGGCCGAGCGCTGCCGCGTCGCCTTTGGCGATCAGCCCGGCAAGGCGATGTTCGGCATCGTTCAGGGTGGTGATATTCCCGATCTCAGGGTCCGATCCGCCCGAGGTCTCGCCGATCTGGACCTGAAGGGCTATGCGGTCGGCGGTCTCGCGGTTGGCGAGCCGCAGGCGGTGATGCTTGACATGCTGGAAATCACGCTGCCGGAGCTGCCGACGCAGAAACCACGTTATCTGATGGGTGTCGGCACGCCGGACGACATCCTGAAGTCGGTCGCCCGCGGCATCGACATGTTCGACTGCGTGATGCCGACACGGGCAGGGCGCCACGGCCTCGCCTTCACCCGGCGCGGCAAGGTGAACCTCAGGAACGCCCGCCATGCGGAGGATCTCCGCCCGCTGGACGAAGAAAGCATCTGCCCGGCAACGCGTGACTATTCCCGCGCCTATCTGCATCACCTCGTCCGTGCCAATGAATCGCTTGCCGGCATGCTGTTGACCTGGAATAATCTTCATTATTATCAGCAACTTATGCAGGGTATTCGAGCAGCGATCGCCGAAGGCCGGTATGAGGACTTCATGGCAGAAACGCAGGAAGGCTGGGCGAGGGGTGACGTGCCGGCGCTCTAG
- the queA gene encoding tRNA preQ1(34) S-adenosylmethionine ribosyltransferase-isomerase QueA, which translates to MRVDLFDFDLPDENIALRPANPRDSARLLVVRPERADGVLEDHVVTDLPSFLRPGDALVFNDTKVIPAQLEGIRHRAGGEEVPVSATLHLRKADNIWHAFARPGKRIKPGDMLRFTSPDGETALEATVEEKREGGEVVLTFNARGAALDEALMRVGHVPLPPYIASKRAEDGKDRDDYQTVYARENGAVAAPTAGLHFTPRLMKALEEVGIEQHFVTLHVGAGTFLPVKADDTDDHVMHFERGIVSPETAEALNAVKARGGRIVSVGTTSLRLLESAAAEEGGIQPWEGETGIFITPGYRFRAVDMLMTNFHLPKSTLFMLVSAFSGLETMRSAYAHAIETGYRFYSYGDSSLLFRKDP; encoded by the coding sequence ATGCGTGTAGACCTCTTCGATTTCGACCTGCCGGATGAAAACATCGCGCTTCGACCCGCAAATCCGCGCGATAGCGCGCGGCTGCTAGTGGTGCGGCCGGAGCGCGCGGATGGTGTTCTCGAGGATCACGTCGTGACCGACCTGCCGTCCTTCCTGCGGCCGGGCGATGCGCTGGTGTTCAACGATACCAAGGTGATCCCGGCCCAGCTCGAAGGCATCCGCCACCGCGCGGGCGGTGAGGAGGTGCCGGTGTCGGCGACGCTGCATCTGAGGAAGGCCGACAATATCTGGCACGCATTTGCGCGTCCGGGAAAGCGGATCAAGCCCGGCGATATGCTGCGGTTCACGTCCCCAGACGGTGAGACGGCACTTGAGGCCACGGTCGAGGAAAAGCGGGAAGGGGGCGAGGTCGTTCTCACCTTCAATGCCCGCGGCGCTGCGCTCGACGAGGCGCTGATGCGGGTCGGCCATGTGCCGCTGCCGCCCTATATCGCTTCGAAACGCGCCGAGGATGGCAAGGACCGGGACGATTACCAGACCGTCTATGCCCGCGAAAACGGCGCCGTGGCCGCGCCCACGGCCGGCCTGCATTTCACCCCACGGCTGATGAAGGCGCTGGAAGAGGTCGGCATCGAGCAGCACTTCGTCACGCTGCATGTCGGCGCCGGCACGTTCCTGCCTGTCAAGGCGGATGATACCGATGACCACGTCATGCATTTCGAGCGCGGTATCGTCTCGCCGGAAACGGCAGAGGCGCTGAACGCGGTGAAGGCGCGGGGCGGTCGCATCGTTTCCGTGGGCACGACATCGCTCAGGCTGCTGGAAAGCGCCGCTGCGGAAGAGGGCGGGATTCAGCCCTGGGAGGGCGAGACCGGCATCTTCATCACCCCCGGCTATCGCTTCCGCGCCGTCGACATGCTGATGACCAATTTCCACCTGCCGAAATCGACGCTTTTCATGCTGGTTTCGGCTTTTTCCGGTCTTGAGACGATGCGTTCTGCCTATGCCCACGCCATCGAAACCGGTTACCGTTTTTACTCCTACGGCGATTCCAGCCTGCTGTTCAGGAAAGACCCATGA
- a CDS encoding type VI secretion system-associated protein TagO, whose product MNFYVKPLALFTVAFASITNGAFAANQDPAECHNQDTDRARLICYDHVTGYEASAEPGAPISGDELDKNLAKTADKVKKLGLQWRVRETKSKLDERHDVFLTTLSSNTQPNQIGQYEHASLTVRCMENTTSVLFGLPQYISDSQTVRYRLDDDPVRSIWMDPMRGGDGAGVWTGAKAIPFIKQMLGKNELILSFKAYSRGLEFTFPIYGLKGHINQVAEACKWKL is encoded by the coding sequence ATGAACTTTTACGTCAAACCGCTAGCGCTTTTCACGGTTGCCTTTGCTAGCATCACCAACGGGGCATTTGCCGCAAATCAGGACCCTGCCGAATGTCATAACCAAGACACTGACCGAGCGCGCCTGATTTGCTATGATCATGTCACAGGCTACGAAGCGTCGGCGGAGCCGGGTGCCCCCATTTCGGGAGATGAACTCGACAAGAACCTCGCGAAGACTGCCGACAAGGTCAAGAAGCTCGGCCTCCAGTGGCGCGTCAGAGAGACGAAGAGCAAACTCGATGAACGCCATGATGTTTTCCTGACGACATTGAGCTCAAATACGCAGCCGAACCAGATCGGGCAATATGAACACGCCAGCTTGACTGTACGCTGCATGGAAAACACGACCAGCGTACTTTTCGGCCTGCCCCAATATATCAGCGACAGCCAGACAGTTCGATATCGCCTGGATGACGATCCAGTGCGTTCGATCTGGATGGATCCCATGAGAGGAGGAGACGGCGCTGGTGTATGGACGGGTGCAAAGGCAATCCCGTTCATCAAACAAATGCTGGGAAAGAACGAGTTGATCTTGAGCTTTAAGGCCTACAGCCGAGGACTCGAATTCACCTTTCCAATCTATGGACTAAAAGGTCACATCAATCAGGTCGCCGAAGCCTGCAAATGGAAGTTATAG
- a CDS encoding ABC transporter ATP-binding protein, giving the protein MSPLIEFRNVYKIYGAGEAAIHALNGVDFSIEAGEFVSIMGPSGSGKSTAMNILGWLDRPTDGQFLFQGVDTTDLPSSKLTLLRRHLLAFVFQRYNLLPRSSAIENVELPLIYRGVKRAERRERAEQALVEVGLGDRLHQSANDLSGGQQQRVAIARALITQPTVLLADEPTGSLDTKTSNEIMELITGLNRDIGLTVVIVTHEENVARYASRRMQFLDGSLDRGFRPGRLERQENDHVS; this is encoded by the coding sequence ATGAGCCCGCTCATCGAATTCCGCAATGTCTACAAGATCTACGGCGCCGGCGAGGCCGCGATCCACGCCTTGAACGGCGTCGATTTCTCGATCGAGGCCGGCGAGTTCGTCTCGATCATGGGGCCATCTGGCTCGGGCAAGTCGACGGCGATGAACATTCTCGGCTGGCTCGATCGGCCGACCGACGGTCAGTTCCTGTTCCAGGGCGTCGACACGACGGACCTCCCCTCCTCCAAACTCACGCTTTTGCGCCGTCATCTGCTGGCCTTCGTGTTCCAGCGCTACAATCTGCTGCCGCGCTCCTCGGCAATCGAGAACGTCGAACTGCCGCTGATCTATCGGGGCGTGAAGCGGGCCGAGCGGCGGGAGCGGGCCGAGCAGGCACTGGTCGAGGTCGGTCTCGGCGACCGGCTGCACCAGAGCGCGAACGACCTTTCCGGCGGCCAGCAGCAGCGTGTGGCGATCGCCCGGGCGCTGATCACCCAGCCGACAGTGTTGCTCGCCGACGAACCGACCGGCAGCCTCGATACCAAGACGAGCAACGAGATCATGGAGCTGATCACCGGCCTCAATCGCGATATTGGCCTGACGGTGGTGATCGTGACGCATGAGGAAAACGTCGCCCGCTATGCCAGCCGGCGCATGCAGTTCCTCGATGGCTCGCTGGACCGCGGCTTCAGGCCGGGCCGGCTCGAACGGCAGGAGAACGACCATGTTTCCTGA
- the mfd gene encoding transcription-repair coupling factor has translation MIAGFNPKKLDSLEGVVTIANAVPGTEPLVLAEMARSGMPVAYVLSDGQKIADFEQMLSFVAPDIPVLSLPAWDCLPYDRVSPGADTEARRLSALSGLVAHAKKPHPAIVLVTVNAMLQKLPPRDVVASLGFSARAGQVIDMDAIVHRLSDAGFERVPTVREVGEYAVRGGILDVFVPGAENGVRLDFFGDTLETIRSFDAATQRTVGTLKSLELNAMSEVALTQENIARFRKNYLSMFGAATRDDALYQAVSEGRRYAGMEHWLPLFYEQLETIFEYLDGFRIVVDQNAREAASDRAELIADYYEARRANMAGGGSHGAPYKPVPPAMLYLDADGFGAGLESRSALRLSPFNEASAVGRPVIALEAHAGPRWAVDAQARAMSDGERANVFEQAVKHIADKRAEGGKVLITGWSEGSLDRLLQVLKEHGLSKIKPVKAYGDLDRLGKGEAASAVLNLEGGFETGDVFVIGEQDILGDRLIRKTRRRRKASDFISEVSGLDEGSFVVHAEHGIGKFIGLRTIEAAGAPRDCLELLYADDAKLFLPVENIELLSRYGSDSADVPLDRLGGGAWQAKKARLKKRLLDMADELIAIAAKRATRTAPVLTATEGLYDEFAARFPYEETEDQYNAIESVRGDLGMGRPMDRLICGDVGFGKTEVALRAAFLAAMNGVQVAVVVPTTLLARQHYKTFVERFRGLPIKVAQASRLVSAKELAQTKKDLADGKVDVVVGTHALLGTSISFANLGLLIIDEEQHFGVRHKERLKELKSDVHVLTLSATPIPRTLQLAMTGVRELSLITTPPVDRMAVRTFISPFDALVIRESLMREHYRGGQSFYVCPRLADLSEVQEFLQTEVPELKVAVAHGQMAAGELEDIMNAFYDGQYDVLLSTTIVESGLDVPTANTLIVHRADMFGLAQLYQLRGRVGRSKIRAFALFTLPAGKRLTDTADRRLKVLQSLDTLGAGFQLASHDLDIRGAGNLLGEEQSGHIREVGFELYQQMLEEAVAEAKGDEDAGSNDWSPQIALGTSVMIPEHYVPDLNLRMGLYRRLGELTDAGDIDAFGAELIDRFGPMPEEVQSLLKVVFIKLLCRTANVEKLDAGPKGVVVQFRNREFPNPAGLVQFIGENATTAKIRPDQSIYFNRDLPTPDKRLGQAAVIMSKLSKIAVA, from the coding sequence ATGATTGCCGGTTTCAATCCCAAAAAGCTCGACAGCCTCGAAGGCGTCGTCACCATTGCCAATGCCGTTCCGGGCACCGAGCCGCTGGTGCTGGCCGAGATGGCACGTTCAGGCATGCCTGTCGCCTATGTTCTCTCGGACGGACAGAAGATCGCCGATTTCGAACAGATGCTGTCCTTCGTTGCACCGGATATCCCGGTTCTGTCGCTGCCGGCCTGGGACTGTCTGCCTTATGACCGTGTTTCGCCTGGCGCCGATACCGAGGCGCGCCGCCTCTCGGCGCTCTCCGGGCTGGTGGCGCATGCGAAAAAGCCGCACCCGGCCATCGTGCTCGTCACGGTCAACGCCATGCTGCAGAAGCTGCCACCCCGAGACGTGGTCGCCTCGCTCGGCTTTTCAGCACGCGCCGGCCAGGTCATCGACATGGACGCGATCGTGCACCGGCTTTCCGATGCCGGGTTCGAGCGCGTGCCGACGGTGCGCGAGGTCGGCGAATATGCGGTGCGCGGCGGCATTCTCGATGTCTTCGTTCCGGGTGCTGAAAACGGCGTGCGGCTCGATTTCTTCGGCGACACGCTGGAGACGATCCGTTCCTTCGATGCCGCGACCCAGCGCACCGTCGGCACGCTGAAATCGCTTGAACTCAACGCCATGAGCGAAGTGGCGCTGACGCAGGAAAACATCGCCCGCTTCCGCAAGAACTACCTGTCGATGTTCGGCGCGGCGACCCGCGACGACGCGCTCTACCAGGCCGTCTCCGAGGGCCGCCGCTATGCGGGCATGGAACACTGGCTGCCGCTCTTTTATGAGCAGCTGGAAACGATCTTCGAATACCTCGACGGCTTTCGCATCGTTGTCGACCAGAATGCGCGGGAAGCCGCGAGCGACCGCGCCGAACTGATCGCGGATTACTATGAGGCCAGACGGGCCAACATGGCGGGCGGCGGTAGCCATGGCGCGCCCTACAAACCCGTGCCGCCGGCCATGCTCTATCTCGATGCGGATGGTTTTGGCGCTGGGCTGGAAAGTCGTAGCGCCCTCCGCCTGTCGCCCTTCAACGAGGCTTCCGCGGTCGGGCGCCCGGTGATTGCGCTCGAAGCTCATGCGGGGCCGCGCTGGGCGGTGGATGCGCAAGCGCGCGCGATGAGCGATGGCGAGCGCGCCAACGTGTTCGAACAGGCGGTGAAGCATATCGCCGACAAGCGCGCTGAAGGCGGCAAGGTGCTGATCACCGGCTGGTCGGAGGGCTCACTCGATCGGCTGCTGCAGGTGCTGAAGGAGCACGGGCTTTCGAAGATCAAGCCAGTGAAGGCTTACGGCGATCTCGACAGGCTGGGCAAGGGCGAGGCGGCAAGCGCCGTGCTCAATCTCGAGGGCGGGTTTGAGACCGGCGATGTCTTCGTCATCGGCGAGCAGGACATTCTGGGCGACAGGCTGATCCGCAAGACGCGTCGGCGGCGCAAGGCGAGCGATTTCATCTCCGAGGTCTCCGGTCTCGACGAGGGATCGTTCGTGGTGCATGCGGAGCACGGCATCGGCAAGTTCATCGGACTGCGCACGATCGAGGCCGCAGGCGCCCCGCGCGACTGCCTTGAACTCCTCTATGCCGACGACGCCAAGCTGTTCCTGCCGGTCGAAAACATCGAGCTCCTGTCGCGCTACGGCTCCGATTCGGCAGATGTGCCGCTGGACCGGCTGGGTGGCGGTGCATGGCAGGCCAAGAAGGCGCGTCTGAAGAAGCGGCTGCTCGACATGGCGGACGAGCTGATCGCGATCGCCGCCAAGCGGGCGACCCGCACCGCGCCGGTCCTGACCGCGACGGAAGGGCTCTACGACGAATTCGCCGCCCGCTTCCCCTACGAGGAGACCGAAGACCAGTATAACGCGATCGAGTCGGTGCGCGGTGATCTCGGTATGGGCCGTCCGATGGACCGGCTGATCTGCGGCGATGTCGGCTTCGGCAAGACCGAAGTGGCGCTGCGCGCCGCCTTCCTTGCCGCCATGAATGGCGTTCAGGTCGCCGTCGTCGTCCCGACCACACTTCTGGCGCGCCAGCATTACAAGACCTTCGTGGAACGCTTCCGTGGCCTGCCGATCAAGGTGGCGCAGGCCTCTCGGCTGGTGAGTGCCAAGGAACTGGCTCAGACCAAGAAGGACCTCGCCGACGGCAAGGTCGATGTCGTCGTCGGCACGCATGCGCTGCTCGGAACCTCGATCAGTTTCGCCAATCTCGGCCTGCTGATCATCGATGAGGAGCAGCATTTCGGCGTGCGCCACAAGGAGCGGCTGAAGGAACTGAAGAGCGATGTGCATGTGCTGACGCTCTCGGCGACGCCGATCCCGCGCACGCTGCAGCTTGCGATGACGGGCGTGCGCGAACTGTCGCTGATCACCACGCCGCCGGTGGACCGCATGGCGGTGCGCACCTTCATTTCCCCCTTTGATGCACTGGTGATCCGCGAAAGCCTGATGCGCGAGCACTATCGCGGCGGCCAGAGTTTCTATGTCTGCCCGCGGCTTGCCGATCTCTCGGAGGTGCAGGAATTCCTGCAGACCGAAGTGCCAGAGCTTAAGGTGGCCGTCGCCCACGGGCAGATGGCGGCGGGCGAGCTCGAAGACATCATGAACGCCTTCTATGACGGCCAGTACGACGTGCTCTTGTCGACGACCATCGTCGAATCCGGCCTCGACGTGCCGACGGCCAACACGCTGATCGTGCACCGCGCCGACATGTTCGGCCTTGCACAGCTCTACCAGCTCAGAGGCCGCGTCGGCCGTTCGAAGATTCGCGCCTTCGCGCTGTTCACGCTGCCGGCCGGCAAGCGTCTGACGGATACGGCGGACCGGCGGCTCAAGGTACTGCAGTCGCTCGACACGCTCGGCGCCGGCTTCCAACTCGCCAGCCATGACCTCGATATCCGCGGCGCCGGCAATCTGCTCGGTGAGGAACAGTCGGGTCATATCCGCGAAGTCGGCTTCGAGCTTTACCAGCAGATGCTGGAAGAGGCGGTCGCCGAAGCCAAGGGTGATGAGGACGCCGGCAGCAACGACTGGTCGCCGCAGATCGCGCTTGGCACCTCGGTGATGATCCCGGAACACTATGTGCCGGACCTCAACCTCCGCATGGGTCTTTACCGCCGTCTCGGCGAACTCACCGATGCCGGCGATATCGATGCCTTCGGCGCCGAGCTGATCGACCGGTTCGGTCCGATGCCGGAGGAAGTGCAATCGCTGCTGAAGGTCGTCTTCATCAAGCTTCTGTGCCGCACGGCCAATGTCGAAAAACTCGATGCCGGCCCGAAGGGCGTTGTCGTCCAGTTCCGCAACCGCGAATTCCCCAACCCTGCGGGGCTGGTGCAGTTCATCGGCGAAAACGCGACGACAGCAAAGATCCGCCCCGACCAGAGCATCTATTTCAACCGCGATCTGCCGACGCCGGACAAGCGCCTCGGCCAGGCGGCGGTAATCATGAGCAAGCTGTCGAAGATCGCTGTGGCATAG
- a CDS encoding ABC transporter permease codes for MFPEMLKLALRAVRRNLFRSFLTVLGIIIGVSAVISMVTIGSGTAAEVRSEIARLGNDVLFVRPGQRAPGAPTEAAKGFTDRDISALRNQIPGLAAVAPQNTSTTTVVAEGNNRRTTIIGTNDDFLAAQDWTVASGGDFTGGSNGDNDTTCILGATVSATLFGDSDPVGKNIRVGNVSCAVIGLLARKGDSGMGRDQDDIVLMPIATFQRRVGGDNYIESILLSARDGLTTDEVRPQVAALLRERRNIEPGRADDFEVNDMTEIANAMAGTKGVLTSMLGAVAAVSLLVGGIGIMNIMLVSVTERTREIGLRLTVGALERQVLAQFLVEAVVLALIGGLAGIVLGLAVAYAAVQYLALPFVIDYTAIGAAFGFSALIGVVFGYFPARRAARLNPIDALRYE; via the coding sequence ATGTTTCCTGAGATGCTGAAGCTCGCGCTCCGCGCCGTCCGGCGCAACCTGTTCCGTTCCTTCCTCACCGTGCTGGGCATCATCATCGGCGTTTCGGCGGTGATTTCGATGGTGACCATCGGTAGTGGCACCGCCGCCGAGGTCCGCAGCGAGATCGCGCGGCTCGGCAACGACGTGCTGTTCGTGCGGCCGGGCCAGCGCGCGCCAGGGGCGCCGACGGAAGCCGCCAAAGGCTTCACCGATCGCGATATCTCCGCCCTTCGCAACCAGATCCCCGGCCTTGCCGCCGTCGCGCCGCAAAATACCTCCACGACCACCGTCGTCGCCGAGGGCAACAACCGGCGCACCACCATCATCGGCACCAATGACGACTTTCTTGCCGCCCAGGACTGGACTGTCGCCTCCGGCGGTGATTTCACCGGTGGCTCCAACGGCGATAACGACACGACCTGCATCCTTGGCGCCACGGTCAGCGCGACGCTTTTCGGCGACAGCGATCCCGTTGGCAAGAACATCCGGGTCGGCAATGTTTCCTGTGCCGTCATCGGACTTCTCGCCAGGAAGGGCGACAGCGGCATGGGCCGCGATCAGGACGACATCGTGCTGATGCCGATCGCCACCTTCCAGCGTCGCGTCGGCGGCGACAACTATATCGAGAGCATTCTTCTGTCGGCCCGCGACGGCCTCACCACCGATGAGGTGCGCCCGCAGGTCGCCGCCCTTCTGCGCGAGCGCCGCAATATCGAACCCGGACGTGCCGATGATTTCGAGGTCAACGACATGACCGAGATCGCCAATGCCATGGCGGGCACCAAGGGTGTGCTGACAAGCATGCTCGGCGCGGTCGCCGCCGTCAGCCTGCTCGTCGGTGGCATCGGCATCATGAACATCATGCTGGTTTCGGTGACGGAGCGCACTCGCGAGATCGGCCTGCGTCTCACTGTCGGCGCGCTCGAGCGGCAGGTGCTGGCGCAGTTCCTGGTGGAGGCCGTGGTGCTGGCGCTGATCGGCGGGCTTGCCGGCATCGTGCTCGGCCTCGCCGTCGCCTACGCCGCCGTTCAGTATCTCGCCCTGCCCTTCGTCATCGACTACACCGCCATCGGCGCAGCCTTCGGCTTCTCGGCCCTTATAGGCGTCGTCTTCGGTTATTTCCCGGCGCGCCGGGCGGCACGGCTGAACCCGATCGATGCGTTGCGGTACGAGTAG
- a CDS encoding invasion associated locus B family protein → MKFRLFAMAAASAVLSLAPMSAALAELPEGASSINEDYQDWRVACVSVDNNDRCSMLHNQVAKDSGQRVLSIELTAPTADGLQGIVLMPFGLALANGVTLNIDTATDGPKFGFSTCLPQGCIAPIRFDAAMIDKLKNGGALNITATVVDSGEPINITASLKGFTAAYNRLNALR, encoded by the coding sequence GTGAAATTCCGTCTTTTTGCCATGGCCGCCGCGTCGGCCGTTCTTTCTCTCGCGCCGATGAGCGCCGCCCTGGCGGAACTGCCGGAAGGGGCAAGCTCGATCAACGAAGACTATCAGGACTGGCGCGTGGCTTGCGTTTCGGTCGACAACAACGACCGCTGCTCGATGCTGCATAACCAGGTGGCAAAGGACTCCGGGCAGCGTGTTCTCTCGATCGAGCTGACAGCGCCAACAGCCGACGGGCTTCAGGGTATCGTGCTGATGCCGTTCGGCCTGGCGCTTGCCAACGGCGTTACGCTCAACATCGATACGGCGACCGACGGACCGAAATTCGGCTTCTCGACATGCCTGCCGCAGGGCTGCATCGCGCCGATCCGTTTCGATGCGGCGATGATCGACAAGCTAAAGAATGGCGGCGCGCTGAACATCACCGCGACGGTCGTCGACAGCGGCGAGCCGATCAACATCACGGCCTCACTGAAAGGCTTCACCGCCGCCTATAACCGACTGAACGCGCTGCGCTAA
- a CDS encoding efflux RND transporter periplasmic adaptor subunit, which produces MSSDQDRNGAEQPARPRPQTPDIHAILGDLDKKPGSGFPWRFLFFLVVLGAVGYVGYQYVRDDLTIVASKPSYQTVEVARGPLAVSITATGSIEPTEKVDISSELSGTVKKVLVDYNSHVSAGDPLLELDTDELKADILSVKAKLAAAKSDVAAAQSTLESAKVTMDRTQTLVDRDVAPRQDLQDAQFAYNAAIAGKDSADAQVAVAEAELELAELKLSKATIRSPIDGVVLKRNVDVGQTVAASLEAPTLFVIAGDLKKMELRVDIDEADVGQVAIGQKATFTVEAYPGQRFPAEIASIRYASELASDVVTYKAVLSVANDDLTLRQGMTATADIFVDENDDALLVPNAALRYAPPGADQTPPENSDGANHRRVYLLRNDEARPVDIVVGASNGQFSEVLEGDLRAGDTLITGAE; this is translated from the coding sequence ATGTCCTCGGATCAGGACAGGAACGGAGCCGAACAACCGGCCCGCCCACGTCCGCAAACACCGGATATTCACGCCATTCTGGGCGACCTCGACAAGAAGCCGGGCTCTGGTTTTCCCTGGCGGTTCTTGTTCTTTCTGGTCGTTCTCGGCGCGGTCGGCTACGTCGGCTATCAGTATGTCCGCGATGATCTCACCATTGTCGCTTCGAAGCCCAGCTATCAGACGGTCGAGGTCGCACGCGGGCCGCTCGCCGTTTCGATCACCGCCACAGGGTCGATCGAGCCGACGGAAAAGGTCGATATCTCGAGCGAACTGTCGGGAACGGTGAAGAAGGTCCTTGTCGACTACAACAGCCATGTCAGCGCCGGAGACCCGCTGCTGGAGCTCGATACCGATGAGCTGAAGGCCGATATTCTGAGCGTCAAGGCGAAGCTCGCCGCCGCCAAATCCGATGTTGCCGCCGCCCAGTCGACGCTCGAATCGGCCAAGGTGACGATGGACCGAACCCAGACGCTGGTCGATCGCGACGTCGCGCCGCGCCAGGATCTGCAGGATGCCCAGTTCGCCTACAATGCTGCGATCGCCGGCAAGGACAGTGCCGACGCCCAGGTGGCGGTCGCCGAGGCCGAGCTGGAGCTTGCCGAGCTCAAGCTTTCCAAGGCCACCATCCGCTCGCCGATCGATGGCGTGGTGCTGAAGCGCAACGTCGATGTCGGGCAGACGGTCGCCGCCTCGCTTGAGGCCCCTACTCTCTTCGTCATCGCCGGCGACTTGAAGAAGATGGAACTGAGGGTCGATATCGACGAGGCCGATGTCGGCCAGGTCGCGATCGGCCAGAAGGCGACGTTTACCGTGGAAGCCTATCCCGGCCAGCGCTTTCCTGCCGAAATCGCCTCGATCCGCTATGCTTCCGAACTTGCAAGCGATGTCGTCACCTACAAGGCGGTGCTCAGCGTCGCCAATGATGACCTGACGCTGCGCCAGGGCATGACGGCGACGGCGGACATCTTCGTCGACGAGAATGACGATGCGCTGCTGGTGCCCAATGCGGCGCTGCGCTACGCCCCGCCGGGCGCCGACCAGACGCCGCCGGAAAATTCGGATGGCGCCAACCATCGCCGTGTCTACCTGCTGCGCAACGACGAGGCGCGTCCTGTCGATATCGTCGTCGGCGCCAGCAACGGGCAGTTTTCGGAAGTGCTCGAGGGCGACCTGCGCGCCGGCGACACGCTCATCACCGGCGCAGAATGA